Proteins co-encoded in one Streptomyces diastaticus subsp. diastaticus genomic window:
- a CDS encoding methyltransferase domain-containing protein translates to MLSDPTAPAAPLQPAQHSADTGEAVAARAAMVDRLEECGVLGPGPVREALLALPRQILMPQAYVRRSAPDETPPWWDLLDFSRPADRKELLERLHSGDSVSIQHDGEPILGRPPGPRRRGAITAMSSTMSLTADLLQQLDLRPGQRMLDVGTGAGVTAAAACFVCGDKGVVTLDIDPHVTAAARERLSALGYRPATVTGDGTAEWTDAAPYDRIFVSFAVRHVPQALVEQLTPAGRALMTLGTSSPSWPGLAVIERRRDGSVEAQLRAVEFGHRAGAGFDRLFLSAAFRAEIATADGWTQRSMIAPPPDTARGMWLALDRLYPGLVRDFGAEDLTIGAPECGSWMRVRPVGRRRWDVTTSGPRDIWAEIQDVTGRWRAAGEPDVFRLQFDADGSQRATSPNGALTWQLSPGETGDAR, encoded by the coding sequence GTGCTGAGCGACCCCACTGCACCCGCCGCGCCTCTCCAGCCGGCCCAGCACAGCGCCGACACCGGGGAGGCTGTGGCGGCCCGGGCGGCGATGGTCGACCGGCTCGAGGAATGCGGAGTGCTCGGCCCAGGACCGGTGCGAGAGGCGCTGCTCGCGCTGCCGCGCCAGATCCTGATGCCCCAGGCGTACGTGCGGCGCAGCGCCCCCGACGAGACGCCGCCGTGGTGGGATCTGCTGGACTTCTCCCGTCCGGCCGACCGGAAGGAGCTGCTGGAGCGGCTGCACAGCGGGGACAGCGTCTCGATCCAGCACGACGGCGAACCGATCCTCGGCCGACCTCCCGGACCGCGCCGCAGGGGCGCGATCACCGCCATGTCGAGCACGATGAGCCTGACCGCAGACCTGCTGCAGCAGCTGGACCTACGGCCCGGCCAACGGATGCTGGATGTGGGGACGGGCGCCGGGGTAACCGCGGCGGCGGCCTGCTTCGTGTGCGGCGACAAGGGCGTCGTCACCCTCGACATCGACCCACACGTCACCGCGGCCGCCCGCGAGCGGCTGTCCGCCCTCGGCTACCGGCCGGCCACGGTGACCGGGGACGGCACCGCCGAATGGACCGACGCCGCCCCGTACGACCGGATCTTCGTCTCCTTCGCCGTCCGCCACGTTCCGCAGGCTCTGGTGGAGCAGCTGACGCCGGCCGGGCGCGCGCTGATGACGCTCGGGACGTCATCGCCGTCGTGGCCGGGCCTGGCCGTAATCGAACGGCGGCGGGATGGGAGCGTGGAGGCCCAGCTGCGGGCGGTCGAGTTCGGGCACCGGGCCGGTGCCGGCTTTGACCGGCTGTTCCTGTCCGCCGCCTTCCGCGCGGAGATCGCCACGGCCGACGGATGGACGCAGCGCAGCATGATCGCGCCACCGCCCGACACGGCACGCGGCATGTGGCTGGCCCTGGACCGCCTGTATCCGGGCCTGGTACGTGACTTCGGCGCCGAGGACCTGACGATCGGCGCGCCTGAGTGCGGGTCGTGGATGCGCGTGCGACCTGTCGGCCGCCGCCGGTGGGACGTGACGACGTCGGGGCCGCGGGACATCTGGGCGGAGATCCAGGATGTCACCGGCCGGTGGCGGGCGGCCGGCGAACCGGACGTCTTCCGGCTCCAGTTCGACGCCGACGGCAGCCAGCGAGCCACCAGCCCGAACGGCGCACTGACCTGGCAGCTTTCCCCTGGCGAGACTGGAGACGCACGATGA
- a CDS encoding endonuclease/exonuclease/phosphatase family protein, translated as MNPAREQLPLLTTDEPAHQPATDAVRLLLFNAQHASPDRSRRQAHWIAGQEGADIAVLTEVSSTQGGDALVTALTERGYATVIAPQPPTPDYRTVIACRTSAVRTVLSPVTVTPHRAPAARVTVGGHDIGVLGLYVPSRGPKDQRNVAKRAFQEAVTESLPRLLAAFPDMPVIVAGDLNVIERGHQPPHKVFGNWEYDFYDSFQAAGLTDAFRHLHPDEVNHSWFGRSGNGFRFDHLFVSTPHAERILACDYHQEAREVGLTDHAVMTLRLSLPSTTGEQGEAPGTGAG; from the coding sequence ATGAACCCCGCCCGCGAGCAGCTGCCCCTGCTCACCACCGACGAGCCCGCCCACCAGCCCGCCACCGACGCCGTGCGGCTGCTGCTGTTCAACGCCCAGCACGCCTCCCCGGACCGCTCCCGCCGCCAGGCCCACTGGATCGCCGGCCAGGAGGGCGCCGATATCGCCGTCCTCACCGAGGTGTCCTCCACCCAGGGCGGCGACGCCCTCGTCACCGCGCTCACCGAGCGCGGGTACGCCACCGTGATCGCCCCCCAGCCGCCCACGCCCGACTACCGCACGGTCATCGCCTGCCGCACCAGTGCCGTCCGGACCGTCCTCAGCCCGGTCACCGTCACACCCCACCGCGCCCCGGCGGCCCGCGTCACCGTCGGCGGCCACGACATCGGAGTGCTGGGCCTGTACGTGCCCTCCCGCGGCCCGAAGGACCAGCGCAACGTCGCCAAGCGCGCCTTCCAGGAGGCAGTCACCGAGAGCCTGCCACGGCTGCTCGCCGCCTTCCCGGACATGCCCGTCATCGTGGCCGGGGACCTCAACGTCATCGAGCGCGGCCACCAACCCCCGCACAAGGTGTTCGGCAACTGGGAGTACGACTTCTACGACTCCTTCCAGGCCGCCGGCCTCACCGACGCCTTCCGCCACCTCCACCCCGACGAGGTCAACCACTCCTGGTTCGGACGCAGCGGCAACGGCTTCCGCTTCGACCACCTCTTCGTCTCCACACCCCACGCCGAGCGCATCCTGGCCTGCGACTACCACCAGGAAGCCCGTGAAGTGGGACTGACCGACCACGCGGTCATGACGCTGCGCCTGAGCCTGCCGTCCACCACGGGCGAACAGGGTGAAGCCCCAGGGACGGGGGCCGGCTAA
- a CDS encoding class I SAM-dependent methyltransferase, translating to MTRPDQPASAAVSDDALFGPEAADYARYRPGLPDAVIHLLAAAQHGVPTPVLLDLGTGTGQVPRALLPVLRRLAHVYLVDVNASMLEAARAAVEPVRGACTVDVFTGAAHDFAPAVPGRAPTLITCSRSFHWMSRPEVLSLADQVAAPHAVVAIMGDGSLWTHEANWTAALRALIQRYLGEDRRAGPHGTYAEPDRPYEDDLADSAFSAVTEHSFPVARTWTPEDVIGYLCTTSFARPLLFAGHHPEFEAAALRLLQDHAGGGVLKEDAVFTVLLARRPGGDA from the coding sequence ATGACCCGCCCCGACCAGCCGGCCTCTGCGGCAGTTTCGGACGATGCCCTGTTCGGACCCGAGGCCGCCGACTACGCCCGCTACCGTCCCGGCCTCCCGGACGCCGTAATTCACCTCCTGGCCGCCGCCCAGCACGGTGTGCCCACCCCCGTCCTCCTGGACCTGGGGACCGGCACCGGCCAGGTGCCCCGAGCGCTGCTACCCGTTCTGCGCCGACTGGCGCACGTATACCTGGTCGACGTGAACGCCTCGATGCTGGAGGCGGCTCGCGCCGCGGTCGAACCGGTCCGCGGAGCGTGCACGGTCGACGTGTTTACCGGCGCCGCCCACGACTTCGCGCCCGCCGTGCCCGGCCGGGCGCCCACCCTGATCACCTGCTCGCGGTCCTTCCACTGGATGTCCCGCCCGGAGGTCCTGTCCTTGGCCGACCAGGTGGCCGCGCCGCACGCTGTCGTGGCGATCATGGGCGACGGAAGCCTCTGGACCCATGAGGCCAACTGGACGGCCGCCCTTCGGGCACTGATCCAGCGCTACCTCGGCGAAGACCGGCGCGCGGGCCCCCACGGCACATACGCCGAACCGGACCGCCCCTACGAAGACGATCTGGCCGACTCCGCGTTCAGCGCAGTGACCGAGCACAGCTTCCCCGTCGCCCGCACCTGGACGCCCGAGGACGTGATCGGCTACCTATGCACCACCAGCTTCGCCCGCCCCCTCCTGTTCGCCGGCCACCACCCCGAGTTCGAGGCCGCCGCTCTCCGCCTGCTCCAGGACCATGCCGGCGGCGGCGTCCTGAAGGAGGACGCGGTGTTCACCGTGCTGCTCGCGCGCCGCCCCGGCGGTGACGCGTGA
- a CDS encoding phosphotransferase, with protein sequence MSSTQRHTEPLDVHLIAVRDGEDGPEVLLSRRAGDVYAPGCWHLVSGHLDGPWEDMVTALVREAREESGVVIDPADVRAAVTVHHRAPAGGARVGVFFEVKRWEGTPEVMEHHVCDAMGWFSFDALPEPTVAYCRAGLDAYRAGARMAVHFQEPGDPIAYDRSVDRLLLLPEPAARGAVPEPAVRAFTAQAVGRITAWTDVSWPREESRVWRARGAEGGEWYVKIHQNDCFHQREVDALRSWVSGLGAATPRLVAADPTLRAVVLTAVGGRSLHGVTYPPEEQRLIFHRIGQLAATIHHSAPARPAQGMLPLGKLERHLNGARPHLASGDEEFIRTMAEKAAHLPAVDVVPTHGDFQLRNLRWDGSAEALYVIDFERSEDGPAVRDFVRLSDAWHGRPDLFQAVVDGYGRPFTPEEEAQLTVLSILDAVSGISYGTAHGDPELVERGLRTLARLRTAQRP encoded by the coding sequence GTGAGCAGCACCCAGCGGCACACCGAGCCGCTCGACGTCCACCTGATCGCCGTGCGCGACGGCGAGGACGGGCCCGAGGTGCTGCTGTCTAGGCGGGCCGGTGACGTGTACGCGCCGGGCTGCTGGCACCTCGTGTCCGGGCATCTGGACGGCCCGTGGGAGGACATGGTCACCGCCCTGGTGCGCGAGGCCCGGGAGGAGTCCGGCGTCGTCATCGACCCGGCAGACGTCCGGGCGGCCGTCACCGTGCACCACCGTGCCCCCGCTGGCGGAGCACGAGTCGGGGTGTTCTTCGAGGTGAAGCGGTGGGAGGGCACTCCGGAGGTCATGGAGCACCATGTGTGCGACGCCATGGGGTGGTTCTCCTTCGACGCCCTGCCAGAGCCGACGGTGGCGTACTGCCGGGCCGGGCTGGATGCCTACCGGGCCGGCGCGCGGATGGCCGTGCACTTCCAGGAGCCCGGCGACCCGATCGCCTACGACCGGTCAGTCGACCGGTTGCTCCTTCTCCCTGAACCCGCCGCGCGCGGCGCGGTCCCGGAGCCGGCGGTGCGCGCGTTCACCGCGCAGGCGGTCGGCCGGATCACCGCGTGGACGGACGTGTCCTGGCCGCGGGAGGAGAGCCGCGTATGGCGGGCGCGCGGCGCCGAGGGCGGCGAGTGGTACGTCAAGATCCACCAGAACGACTGCTTCCACCAGCGTGAAGTGGACGCCCTTCGTAGCTGGGTCTCCGGCCTCGGAGCGGCCACACCCCGACTGGTGGCCGCCGACCCCACGCTGCGGGCCGTCGTGCTCACCGCGGTGGGAGGCCGGTCCCTGCACGGCGTCACATACCCGCCCGAGGAGCAGCGCCTCATCTTCCACCGCATCGGGCAGCTCGCGGCGACCATCCACCACAGCGCCCCGGCCCGGCCGGCCCAGGGCATGCTGCCCCTGGGAAAGCTGGAGCGGCACCTCAACGGAGCCCGGCCCCATCTCGCATCCGGGGACGAGGAGTTCATCCGCACCATGGCCGAGAAGGCCGCCCATCTGCCCGCTGTGGACGTGGTGCCCACGCACGGCGACTTCCAGCTGCGCAATCTGCGCTGGGACGGGTCCGCGGAAGCCCTGTACGTGATCGATTTCGAGCGGTCGGAAGACGGCCCGGCCGTACGGGACTTCGTACGGCTCTCCGACGCCTGGCACGGCCGACCCGACCTCTTCCAGGCCGTGGTGGACGGCTACGGCCGCCCCTTCACCCCGGAGGAAGAAGCTCAGCTCACGGTCCTGTCCATCCTCGATGCCGTCTCCGGCATCTCCTACGGCACCGCCCACGGTGATCCCGAGCTGGTGGAGCGCGGCCTGCGCACCCTAGCCCGGCTGCGCACCGCACAACGCCCCTGA
- a CDS encoding NUDIX hydrolase gives MPPSSTAIRKTVEAYLGRHPGERDALAELLATLGRPVDATARTALPGHVTCSAVVIDRQGRVLHIQHRATGGLMLAPGGHIEPQDRTLLAAALREVAEEAGIPPGALCLTRQLLGSPIDIDIHDIDASPSKGEPAHRHYDVRYVFYLVGEEPPTIALQDEEVSGAQWLPQPEVTSPTLRAKLLAAGLDGLPEPVNASALIHDGNGRYLLHLRDHKPGIIWEPGAFALLGGGRTHDDQSLQGTLLRELSEEVPGLRLEDVKPYAMEAATSIDGLSVPVQVFAGRWRGNPDRLALHEGVLLRWFTPDELDRLRLSLATRDLIRRHAAENPPDNQPTAAPPVWDGGSRTVLNGIGVHLHLEDAEGRVLLGLRHPDSKYAGDTWHYLAGRCEQEPALACLVREAWEEAGLVIDPADVELVHVVHVVDAPGSLPLMQLVFRARRWEGIPKVRESDKCLTWQWWPQDELPDPIVSYTRTAITAIAEGRSYSQLGW, from the coding sequence ATGCCACCCAGCTCCACCGCGATCCGCAAGACCGTCGAGGCGTACCTCGGCCGGCACCCCGGCGAGCGTGACGCCCTGGCCGAGCTCCTCGCCACGCTGGGCCGACCCGTCGACGCAACCGCCCGGACGGCGCTGCCCGGGCACGTCACGTGCAGCGCCGTCGTCATCGACCGGCAGGGCCGGGTCCTGCACATCCAGCACCGGGCCACCGGCGGTCTCATGCTCGCCCCCGGCGGCCACATCGAGCCCCAGGACCGCACACTGCTTGCCGCGGCGCTGCGCGAGGTGGCAGAAGAAGCCGGGATCCCGCCGGGCGCCCTGTGCCTGACCCGGCAGCTGCTCGGTTCTCCGATCGACATCGACATCCACGACATCGACGCCAGCCCCTCCAAAGGGGAACCGGCCCACCGCCACTACGACGTCCGCTACGTCTTCTACCTCGTCGGGGAGGAGCCGCCGACGATCGCGCTGCAGGACGAGGAGGTCTCCGGCGCCCAGTGGCTCCCGCAGCCTGAAGTCACCTCGCCGACACTGCGCGCCAAGCTCCTCGCGGCGGGCCTGGACGGCCTGCCGGAGCCGGTGAACGCTTCCGCCCTGATCCACGACGGGAACGGCCGGTACCTGCTTCATCTGCGTGACCACAAGCCCGGCATCATCTGGGAGCCGGGAGCGTTCGCCCTTCTCGGCGGCGGCCGCACGCACGACGACCAAAGCCTTCAAGGCACCCTGCTGCGCGAGCTGTCCGAAGAGGTGCCCGGCCTCCGCCTCGAGGACGTGAAGCCCTACGCCATGGAGGCCGCCACCAGCATCGACGGCCTCAGTGTCCCGGTCCAGGTGTTCGCCGGCCGGTGGCGCGGCAACCCCGACCGACTCGCGCTGCACGAGGGCGTGCTGCTGCGCTGGTTCACGCCCGACGAACTGGACCGGCTGCGCCTGAGCCTCGCCACCCGGGACCTGATTCGCCGGCACGCGGCCGAGAACCCCCCGGACAACCAGCCCACCGCGGCCCCGCCCGTCTGGGACGGGGGCAGCCGGACCGTACTGAACGGCATCGGAGTCCATCTCCACCTCGAAGACGCCGAAGGCCGAGTGCTTCTCGGTCTGCGGCATCCCGACTCGAAATACGCGGGCGACACCTGGCACTACCTGGCCGGTCGGTGCGAGCAGGAGCCCGCGCTCGCGTGCCTGGTGCGCGAGGCGTGGGAGGAAGCAGGGCTGGTCATCGACCCCGCCGACGTAGAACTCGTCCACGTCGTCCACGTCGTCGACGCCCCGGGCAGCCTGCCCCTGATGCAGCTCGTCTTCCGGGCTCGCCGCTGGGAGGGCATTCCCAAGGTGCGCGAGTCCGACAAGTGCCTGACCTGGCAGTGGTGGCCACAGGACGAACTGCCGGACCCGATCGTCTCCTACACCCGCACGGCCATCACCGCCATCGCCGAAGGCCGCTCCTACTCGCAGCTGGGCTGGTGA
- a CDS encoding MFS transporter, which produces MPSCIEPLAAAGTSLWRHRDFRRYLTGQAASVTGSSITQMALPVLAVLHLDASTAQVAWLAFLGQLPPALLALHAGALADRHSKRRQMIAGDLVSATVLATVPVAAALDTLTLAQLMIVAVVQGAASVLHDAAAISLLPSLVDRSLIQRSNSRVGALFAVAATAGSHLGAALTALLGPARALLGDVASYLISAVCTARIQTSEPARVRPETRRLRGEIAEGLRYVRGDDRLWTLTLVNATTSFALGLLNTLWALYLLRALAMSATAFGVVLGFGALGAAAGALTAPALARRYGPGSMMLAALAITPVTQLPLLLASPGLAWQITLGVALFVQLACAGAAGTTQRSIRQIVTTAGMQARMQAVSTWLTSGARPVAALLAGALGTWVGVRPALTAGAFLLLIPLVVLARSPIRALRQMPDPPADSLSTPPADQTSPPAVPSPTRTDDARHERALGGNAS; this is translated from the coding sequence GTGCCGTCCTGCATTGAGCCCCTCGCCGCCGCCGGCACGTCGCTGTGGCGGCACCGGGACTTCCGCCGGTACCTGACCGGCCAGGCAGCGAGCGTGACCGGCAGCTCGATCACGCAGATGGCGCTGCCGGTGCTGGCCGTGCTCCATCTGGACGCGAGCACCGCCCAGGTCGCCTGGCTGGCGTTCCTCGGACAGCTCCCGCCCGCACTGCTCGCCCTGCACGCCGGCGCGCTCGCTGACCGGCACTCCAAGCGCCGGCAGATGATCGCTGGTGACCTGGTGAGCGCGACGGTCCTCGCCACCGTGCCGGTGGCGGCCGCGCTGGACACCCTCACCCTCGCGCAGCTCATGATCGTCGCCGTGGTGCAGGGGGCGGCGAGCGTCCTCCACGACGCGGCGGCCATCAGCCTGCTGCCCAGTCTCGTCGACCGGTCGTTGATCCAGCGGAGCAACAGCCGGGTCGGCGCGCTGTTCGCGGTCGCCGCGACGGCCGGGAGCCACCTCGGCGCCGCGCTGACCGCGCTGCTCGGTCCCGCCCGGGCCCTGCTCGGCGATGTCGCCTCTTACCTGATCAGCGCCGTGTGCACCGCCCGCATCCAGACCTCCGAACCCGCCCGCGTCCGCCCGGAGACCCGTCGGCTGCGTGGTGAGATCGCCGAGGGCCTTCGGTACGTACGCGGCGATGACCGGCTATGGACGCTGACGTTGGTGAACGCGACGACCTCCTTCGCCCTCGGGCTGCTCAACACCCTCTGGGCGCTGTACTTGTTGAGGGCCCTGGCGATGAGTGCGACCGCGTTCGGCGTGGTGCTGGGCTTCGGCGCGCTGGGCGCGGCTGCCGGAGCGCTCACCGCCCCGGCGTTGGCCCGCAGGTACGGGCCGGGGTCGATGATGCTGGCCGCGCTCGCGATCACCCCCGTGACCCAGCTCCCGCTGCTGCTCGCCTCTCCTGGCCTTGCCTGGCAGATCACGCTCGGGGTGGCGCTTTTCGTGCAGCTCGCCTGCGCTGGCGCCGCGGGTACCACCCAGCGATCCATCCGCCAGATCGTCACCACGGCCGGGATGCAGGCGCGGATGCAGGCGGTGAGCACCTGGCTGACGTCCGGCGCCCGGCCCGTGGCCGCGCTCCTCGCCGGCGCCTTGGGCACGTGGGTCGGTGTCCGGCCTGCCCTGACCGCCGGGGCCTTCCTGCTGCTGATCCCGCTCGTCGTCCTCGCCCGCTCCCCGATCCGCGCCTTACGGCAGATGCCGGACCCGCCTGCCGACTCTCTGTCGACGCCGCCCGCGGACCAGACGTCCCCTCCGGCCGTGCCCTCTCCGACGCGCACGGACGACGCGCGGCACGAGCGCGCACTCGGAGGCAATGCCTCGTGA